The Synechococcus sp. MU1643 genome includes the window AGGCTTTCGGTCTGTGAACCGCAGCAGTTGATGGAGGCCCTAGCGGAACGGGGTTGCAACCAGGTGCTTTGGGAATGCGGCCCTGAGCTGGCGGCCGCGGCGATTCGGCAGGGCTGCGTGCAGGAGATTGCAGCGGTAGTGGCTCCGAAGCTGATGGGGGGCATGGCTGCCCGCACCCCCCTTGGAGATCTGAACTTCAGCGCCATGGATCAGGTGCTGCAGGGGCAGTGGCATCAGAGCGAGCCCATGGGCAACGACTGGTTGCTGCGTTGGCGCAGCGGCAACTAAGGGGCTTTGCCGATCGAGGCTGTTGACGAAGCGGCCGATCAGCACCCCCATCACTGCAGCGAGCTGCGGCTGTCAAGCCTTGCTCAATCGAGCAAGGAGAGCTGCTGGTGCTTGTTTGCGGGGGCAACTGGCTTGAGTGATCTGCAGTCCCATGGCTCCGCTGGCGCTGGCGTGAGCATCCGCTCGAGGGCGCGTCGGTGGGCTCCATCACCCGATTCCAGCCAGATGCTCTCCAACCCTTCGGGAATGATCACCGGCATTCGATCGTGCAATGGAGCCACAATCCTGTTGGGCTGGGTCGTGATCACACAGCAGGTCTCCACTTCACTGCCATCGGGGCCGATCCAGCGGTCCCAGAGACCGGCCAGCCAGAACATCTGCCGGTCTTTGCGCTGGATCAGATGCCCTTTTTCAAAAAAGCCTGTGCTGGGGAGAAGGCAGCGGTGATGCCGCCATGGCCCGCGAAAGTAAGCTTTCTCAGTAATGGTTTCGGCGCGGGCATTGATCGGTCGCGGCGGCTGCAGCGGGTCCTTGACCCAGCCCGGCAGGAGGCCCCA containing:
- a CDS encoding SOS response-associated peptidase is translated as MCGRYCLDTPRAELQQLLRSWLRPDDSAWLEHYAPRELIRPHEPVLAVRREHGEDRLSHMLWGLLPGWVKDPLQPPRPINARAETITEKAYFRGPWRHHRCLLPSTGFFEKGHLIQRKDRQMFWLAGLWDRWIGPDGSEVETCCVITTQPNRIVAPLHDRMPVIIPEGLESIWLESGDGAHRRALERMLTPAPAEPWDCRSLKPVAPANKHQQLSLLD